In the genome of Bremerella sp. JC817, one region contains:
- a CDS encoding sigma-54 dependent transcriptional regulator: MDSNSQGRILIVDDEANMCQLLEVDLRLRGYQPTWRTSAEEALELVKSEDFDVVLTDLRMRGLSGTELCERIAANRPDIPVIVMTAFGSLETAVAAIRAGAYDFVTKPIEMEILAITLQRAVTHRQLQEKIKVLSEGTESTAHFESMIGSSPAMTRLYDQISRIATTETAVLVCGESGTGKELVAKSIHQRSRRSQGPFVPVNCAALPEALLESELFGHAKGAFTDAKAQRRGLFLQAEKGTLFLDEIGELPLAMQPKLLRALEEGRVRPVGGDQEVPFDVRIVTATNRDLLTEVEEGRFREDLFYRINVIQLDLPPLRARGTDTLMLAQRFVEQSAKRSQRNVTGISEPAAERLLNYSWPGNVRELRNIMERAVALTPFDKIAVDDLPEKIRDYRSSQVFIGGDDPSELVPMQEVERRYVLHVLQAADNNKSVAAQILGLDRKTLYRKLKQYGVSDSD, translated from the coding sequence ATGGACTCCAATTCGCAAGGCCGCATTCTGATCGTCGACGACGAGGCGAACATGTGCCAGTTGTTAGAAGTCGATCTTCGCTTGCGGGGCTACCAACCCACCTGGCGAACATCGGCGGAGGAAGCGTTGGAGCTGGTCAAGTCAGAAGATTTCGACGTTGTGCTGACCGACCTGAGAATGCGCGGACTCAGTGGGACAGAGCTTTGCGAACGGATTGCCGCCAACCGGCCTGATATTCCGGTAATCGTAATGACCGCGTTCGGCAGCCTCGAAACGGCCGTCGCCGCGATTCGCGCTGGCGCGTATGACTTTGTAACTAAGCCGATTGAGATGGAGATCCTTGCGATCACACTACAGCGTGCGGTGACGCATCGCCAGCTTCAAGAGAAAATCAAGGTCCTCAGCGAAGGAACCGAATCTACGGCCCACTTCGAATCGATGATCGGTAGCAGCCCTGCCATGACACGGTTGTACGACCAGATCTCGCGAATTGCGACGACCGAAACCGCCGTCCTGGTTTGCGGTGAAAGCGGAACCGGTAAAGAGCTGGTTGCCAAATCGATCCATCAACGAAGCCGTCGCAGCCAGGGACCATTCGTCCCGGTGAACTGCGCTGCGCTTCCTGAAGCTTTGCTCGAAAGCGAATTGTTCGGTCACGCCAAAGGTGCCTTCACCGACGCCAAGGCTCAACGACGCGGGCTCTTTCTACAAGCGGAAAAAGGGACGCTGTTCCTCGACGAAATTGGCGAGTTGCCTTTGGCCATGCAGCCAAAACTGTTGCGAGCGTTGGAAGAAGGACGCGTCCGTCCGGTGGGTGGCGATCAAGAAGTCCCGTTCGATGTCCGAATCGTTACGGCGACTAACCGCGACTTGCTCACGGAAGTCGAAGAAGGACGCTTTCGCGAAGATCTCTTCTATCGCATCAATGTGATTCAGCTCGATCTTCCTCCCTTGAGGGCACGTGGGACTGATACTTTGATGCTGGCTCAAAGGTTTGTCGAGCAATCGGCGAAAAGATCGCAGCGAAACGTCACAGGCATCTCGGAACCTGCAGCCGAACGCTTGCTGAACTACTCTTGGCCTGGCAACGTCCGCGAACTGCGGAACATCATGGAGCGGGCCGTCGCATTAACACCATTCGACAAGATCGCCGTCGATGACCTTCCTGAGAAGATTCGCGACTACCGCAGTTCGCAGGTCTTCATCGGAGGGGACGACCCGAGCGAACTGGTCCCCATGCAAGAGGTCGAGCGGCGTTACGTCCTGCATGTGCTGCAGGCCGCCGATAATAACAAATCGGTTGCCGCTCAGATCCTCGGTCTCGATCGAAAGACCCTCTATCGAAAATTGAAACAATATGGCGTGAGCGACTCGGACTAG
- a CDS encoding HAMP domain-containing sensor histidine kinase yields the protein MKLTAKIVGIFLLGIVLLTTLYGYLTVQSEYQQFKETKLQNAASLGNEVRETLVVAWKNGGHQGAIQLVSSFASRHQQMTIRWVAPGSSQQTETTPPPSEELKRATPEAMVSMTTRDATGKEHYQIYYPIDVEKDRAGYVEFTVPLDDVAEYTRMTTYRTMLIIGAMLVCGAVVSLLGIRLVGRRLEKLVDKTRRISSGQFDEPVEISGNDEIAQLGSALNQMSDQLNQQQQEIRAESAARLAATEQLRHADRLKTVGRLASGMAHELGTPLNVVSGRAGLIASGRLSDEEVRDSAVIIKSEADRMAAIIRQLLDFARRREPQRLPINLEDVVQNAVSLLQPLAKQRQVELVVTETVPNKAAVDSGQIQQVLTNLIVNAIHASPAESQVRISLTTVSALPPHSESLDPLPFACITVEDDGTGISEEDMPHLFDPFFTTKEVGEGTGLGLSVSYGIVEDHSGWIDVASQVGRGSRFSVFLPQQVA from the coding sequence ATGAAACTAACCGCGAAAATTGTCGGCATCTTTCTTCTGGGTATCGTGCTGCTGACGACCCTATATGGGTATCTCACGGTTCAAAGCGAATACCAACAGTTTAAAGAAACCAAACTTCAAAACGCTGCATCGCTCGGAAACGAAGTTCGCGAAACGCTGGTCGTGGCCTGGAAGAACGGCGGGCATCAAGGTGCCATTCAATTGGTATCGAGTTTTGCCAGCCGTCATCAACAAATGACCATTCGCTGGGTCGCCCCAGGCAGCTCGCAGCAGACCGAAACGACACCGCCGCCATCGGAAGAGTTAAAACGAGCCACTCCCGAAGCAATGGTGTCGATGACAACACGCGATGCGACCGGCAAAGAACACTATCAGATCTACTACCCGATCGATGTCGAAAAAGATCGAGCGGGTTACGTCGAATTTACCGTCCCACTGGACGACGTCGCCGAATACACCCGTATGACCACGTACCGCACCATGTTAATCATCGGGGCGATGCTCGTATGTGGCGCGGTCGTTTCGCTGCTGGGTATCCGCCTGGTCGGCCGTCGCCTCGAGAAGCTGGTCGACAAGACGCGCCGCATCAGCAGCGGGCAGTTCGACGAACCGGTCGAGATTAGCGGTAATGATGAGATCGCCCAGCTAGGTTCCGCCCTGAATCAAATGAGCGACCAGCTCAACCAGCAGCAACAAGAGATCCGCGCAGAGTCGGCCGCACGTCTCGCCGCAACGGAACAGCTACGGCACGCGGATCGTTTGAAAACGGTCGGTCGCCTCGCTTCAGGTATGGCGCATGAACTCGGTACGCCACTGAATGTTGTTTCAGGGCGTGCAGGATTGATCGCTTCCGGGCGACTAAGCGACGAAGAAGTTCGCGACAGCGCTGTAATCATCAAGTCGGAAGCGGATCGCATGGCGGCGATCATTCGGCAACTTCTCGACTTCGCCCGCCGCCGCGAACCGCAGCGATTGCCAATTAACCTGGAAGACGTCGTTCAGAATGCGGTCAGCCTATTGCAACCGCTTGCCAAACAGCGTCAGGTCGAATTAGTCGTCACGGAAACCGTTCCCAACAAAGCCGCTGTGGACTCCGGCCAGATCCAACAGGTTCTTACCAACCTGATCGTCAATGCGATCCATGCCAGTCCCGCGGAATCGCAGGTTCGCATAAGCCTGACAACTGTCTCGGCATTGCCACCTCATTCAGAGAGCCTTGATCCGCTGCCATTTGCTTGCATCACGGTCGAAGACGACGGCACCGGCATCTCGGAAGAAGACATGCCACATCTGTTCGATCCGTTCTTCACGACGAAAGAAGTTGGTGAAGGAACCGGGCTGGGGCTGTCGGTTTCGTACGGAATTGTCGAAGATCATAGTGGCTGGATCGATGTTGCCAGCCAGGTCGGCCGAGGAAGCCGATTCTCCGTCTTTCTTCCCCAACAGGTGGCGTAA
- a CDS encoding aldo/keto reductase, whose amino-acid sequence MRYKKLGPDGCLVSAAALGCMGMSDLYGVRDDAQSIATIHAALDAGLNFLDTADMYGPHTNEMLIGEAIRDRRESAFIATKFGIVRDPNDPQKRGINGHPDYVRQCCDASLKRLGIDTIDLYYQHRVDQNVPIEDTVGAMKELVEAGKVRYLGLSEASVATIQRAVTVHPISAVQTEFSIWSRDAVDDGVMDACGKLGITFVAYSPLGRGFLTGSLKRFEDLEADDYRRHSPRFQGDNFDKNLEVVRQIEMIASESGFTSAQFALAWVMKQADHVIPVFGTKKVKYLEQNLVALQIDLTDEQLKQIEEVAPQSAFSGTRYVESLMKLVNA is encoded by the coding sequence ATGCGATACAAAAAGTTAGGTCCCGATGGTTGTCTCGTCTCGGCAGCCGCACTTGGCTGCATGGGCATGAGCGACCTCTACGGAGTCCGCGACGACGCGCAGTCAATCGCCACCATTCACGCAGCCCTCGATGCCGGACTGAACTTTCTTGATACGGCCGACATGTACGGCCCCCACACTAACGAAATGTTGATCGGGGAGGCAATCCGAGATCGGCGCGAGTCAGCGTTCATTGCGACCAAGTTCGGCATCGTTCGCGATCCCAACGATCCTCAGAAGCGAGGAATCAATGGCCATCCCGATTACGTCCGCCAATGCTGTGACGCTTCGCTGAAGCGACTGGGGATCGACACGATCGATCTCTACTATCAGCATCGCGTCGATCAGAATGTGCCGATCGAAGACACAGTCGGCGCGATGAAGGAACTGGTCGAAGCGGGTAAGGTCCGTTATCTCGGGTTGTCCGAAGCATCAGTCGCAACTATTCAACGGGCAGTAACCGTTCATCCGATCTCGGCGGTGCAAACCGAGTTCTCGATCTGGAGTCGTGACGCGGTCGATGACGGCGTCATGGATGCGTGCGGCAAGCTGGGAATTACCTTCGTGGCGTACAGCCCCTTGGGGCGTGGATTCTTGACAGGCAGTCTGAAACGTTTCGAGGACCTGGAAGCAGATGACTATCGTCGTCACTCACCACGATTCCAAGGCGACAACTTCGACAAGAATCTGGAGGTGGTTCGGCAGATTGAGATGATCGCCTCCGAAAGTGGCTTCACTTCCGCTCAATTCGCACTGGCCTGGGTGATGAAGCAGGCCGACCACGTGATCCCGGTATTCGGAACGAAGAAGGTCAAATACCTGGAGCAAAATCTGGTGGCGCTGCAGATTGATCTGACCGACGAGCAATTGAAACAAATCGAGGAGGTCGCCCCACAGTCGGCGTTCTCAGGGACACGCTACGTCGAAAGTCTCATGAAACTGGTCAACGCCTAA
- a CDS encoding cyanophycinase has translation MLSAWMIAGLLITSGFGDEATFSNPPKGALIIVGGGGLPSTIVDRFMELAGGNTAKIVVIPTASEKPDPEERLVSRWKGRGAVSVKVLHTTDRKVADTEEFVAELKEASGVWIGGGSQTRLSNVYAGTAVERELKALLARGGVVGGTSAGAAIQCQTMIAHSKPVPVMGVGFDLLPGAIIDQHFLARNRMNRLLYAVQDHPGLVGIGIDEATAIEVHGNECRVLGDSFVTLVLGTGTKRPLDIQTFSAGKSFTISAAE, from the coding sequence ATGCTCTCAGCATGGATGATCGCTGGTCTGTTGATTACTTCTGGCTTCGGAGACGAGGCGACGTTCTCCAATCCGCCGAAAGGTGCCCTGATCATCGTTGGCGGCGGAGGGTTGCCTTCCACGATCGTCGATCGTTTTATGGAACTGGCGGGAGGAAATACGGCGAAGATCGTGGTCATTCCGACAGCCTCGGAAAAGCCCGATCCCGAAGAGCGTCTTGTCTCCCGTTGGAAAGGACGAGGTGCCGTCAGTGTGAAAGTCCTGCACACGACCGATCGCAAGGTGGCGGATACGGAAGAGTTCGTCGCAGAACTGAAAGAGGCAAGTGGCGTCTGGATCGGCGGTGGTTCGCAAACAAGGCTTTCCAACGTGTACGCAGGCACCGCCGTCGAACGTGAACTGAAGGCATTGCTCGCACGGGGAGGTGTCGTCGGTGGAACGTCTGCGGGGGCGGCGATTCAATGTCAAACAATGATCGCGCATAGTAAGCCAGTTCCAGTGATGGGTGTGGGGTTCGATCTGCTGCCGGGGGCGATCATCGACCAACACTTCCTGGCCCGAAATCGTATGAACCGATTGCTTTACGCTGTGCAAGATCATCCTGGGCTCGTTGGTATCGGAATCGACGAGGCGACGGCGATCGAAGTGCACGGCAACGAGTGTCGGGTCCTCGGCGATTCATTTGTCACGCTGGTACTTGGCACCGGCACCAAGCGTCCGCTCGACATTCAGACTTTCTCAGCTGGGAAGTCGTTTACCATTTCGGCGGCGGAATAG
- a CDS encoding carboxypeptidase-like regulatory domain-containing protein — translation MRVPDSANSRQLAKYYSLSLLLLLLGTIGCQRSAADIGWVSGTVTLDGEPVSQAMVTFTPQTGGRESFGVTDKSGVYKLRYSSQEMGAKIGGHEVRICPVGVEPRQPLTKQQPAEDGLPGHYYGNDFLVQQVAAGHNTIDLNLSSTPPAKPTEKR, via the coding sequence ATGCGCGTTCCAGATTCCGCCAACTCCCGGCAACTTGCCAAGTACTATTCGCTTTCGCTCTTGTTGTTGCTGCTGGGCACGATCGGCTGTCAACGTTCAGCTGCTGATATCGGTTGGGTCAGTGGCACCGTGACCCTCGACGGTGAGCCCGTTAGCCAGGCAATGGTGACCTTCACTCCTCAAACCGGTGGACGCGAATCGTTCGGCGTCACCGACAAGTCAGGCGTCTACAAGCTGCGTTATTCATCCCAAGAGATGGGAGCCAAGATTGGGGGCCACGAGGTGCGTATCTGCCCCGTCGGTGTCGAGCCTCGGCAGCCGCTCACAAAACAGCAGCCTGCCGAAGATGGTCTTCCGGGTCATTACTACGGAAACGACTTTCTTGTGCAACAAGTGGCCGCCGGGCATAACACCATTGACCTGAACCTCAGCTCGACTCCACCAGCCAAGCCGACCGAGAAACGATGA
- a CDS encoding DUF1559 domain-containing protein, producing MRSAFTLVELLVVIAIIGVLIALLLPAVQQAREAARRSQCRNNLKQMGLALHNYHDVFHGMPPSTVRAPYTESSGWFGKPGWGWGALILPYVEQPALHEQLGVTSNRLTNYATITNMIELTQTSLPVYLCPSSPAPELNAEFKKNAFATEDVPATSNYKGVFGSFNEGATSGGPSDCPSGWYRGYCFGAETGIFGGGSHTRFRDITDGTSNTLAIGEVTYGDLGDGIDRMAAVWVGMYDGSGYSGNDQVVRVTQESLANTTARRINGTFRNAYSSHHPGGAQFVFADGSVHFLPETMDGATMENLADRADGNTIGQY from the coding sequence ATGCGTTCCGCATTTACTTTGGTCGAGTTGCTGGTGGTCATCGCGATTATCGGCGTATTGATCGCGCTTCTGTTACCAGCGGTACAACAAGCTCGCGAAGCAGCGCGGCGTTCGCAGTGTCGTAACAATCTAAAGCAGATGGGGCTAGCGCTACATAACTATCACGACGTCTTCCACGGTATGCCCCCATCGACGGTCCGTGCTCCTTACACTGAATCTTCCGGCTGGTTCGGCAAGCCTGGCTGGGGTTGGGGCGCCTTGATCTTGCCTTACGTCGAGCAGCCTGCCTTGCACGAACAACTAGGGGTTACCTCGAACCGTTTGACGAACTACGCGACGATTACCAACATGATCGAATTAACGCAGACCTCGCTGCCAGTCTACCTTTGCCCTTCTTCGCCAGCGCCGGAACTGAATGCCGAGTTCAAAAAGAATGCCTTCGCGACCGAAGATGTCCCGGCGACCTCGAACTACAAAGGGGTCTTTGGTTCGTTTAACGAAGGGGCGACCAGTGGGGGGCCGTCCGATTGTCCCAGCGGTTGGTATCGCGGATACTGCTTCGGAGCGGAAACCGGAATCTTTGGTGGCGGAAGTCATACAAGATTCCGCGACATCACCGACGGCACCTCCAACACATTAGCCATTGGCGAAGTGACCTATGGCGATCTTGGGGATGGAATCGACCGAATGGCGGCTGTCTGGGTGGGGATGTACGACGGATCAGGCTACAGCGGAAATGATCAAGTCGTTCGTGTCACTCAGGAATCACTCGCAAACACGACGGCTCGTCGCATCAACGGTACTTTCCGAAACGCCTACAGCTCGCACCATCCCGGCGGTGCCCAATTTGTATTTGCCGATGGCTCGGTCCATTTTCTGCCGGAAACGATGGATGGCGCCACCATGGAAAACCTCGCCGATCGCGCCGACGGTAACACGATTGGACAGTACTAG
- a CDS encoding sigma-54 dependent transcriptional regulator: MASVLVIDDDPDLVLKQVHSILKGMDILVESATTGAAGVQMVSELKPEVVLLDLRLPDASGLDVYQEIRQIDARIPVLFITTAKGADTAIEAMKQGAYDYLFKPVELRQLERVVHEALEVSQRMREPTVVAETLPEEDIQGAIIGSCPAMLEVYKAIGRVSGQDVPVLITGESGTGKEMVARAIYQHSNRGNAPFLALNCAAIPENLLESELFGHEKGAFTGADRRRIGKFEQCNGGTLFLDEVGDMPLALQAKLLRVIQEQSFERIGGNESIQTDVRLIAATHRDLKTWSEEGKFRADLYYRLSVFAVHLPSLRERGDDLRMLVQHCLRRFSRELGRNVKDVSPDTLELLQNYAWPGNIRELQNVLKQALLRATGDVLLPAFLPDLIEGSTESPVETDGSPNPELERLVQELLESNSTDIYSVVHGHVDRMLLKKVLEFTGGSQHKAARVLGIARQTLRVKLKDLGISVTLNVENEDD; encoded by the coding sequence ATGGCATCTGTTCTGGTTATCGACGACGATCCGGATCTTGTTCTTAAGCAGGTGCATTCCATCCTCAAGGGTATGGATATTCTGGTCGAGTCGGCCACGACCGGCGCAGCAGGTGTTCAAATGGTTTCGGAATTGAAGCCGGAAGTTGTCCTGCTGGACCTGCGTTTGCCAGACGCCTCGGGACTGGATGTCTATCAAGAGATTCGCCAGATTGATGCCCGAATTCCGGTCCTCTTTATCACGACCGCCAAAGGGGCAGATACCGCGATCGAAGCGATGAAACAGGGAGCCTATGACTACCTGTTCAAGCCGGTCGAACTGCGTCAACTGGAACGAGTCGTGCATGAAGCCCTCGAGGTTTCGCAGCGTATGCGCGAGCCAACGGTCGTAGCCGAGACGCTGCCAGAAGAGGACATCCAGGGTGCAATCATCGGTTCGTGCCCAGCGATGCTCGAAGTCTACAAGGCGATTGGCCGGGTTTCAGGTCAGGACGTTCCAGTGCTGATTACCGGAGAGAGCGGCACTGGGAAAGAGATGGTCGCAAGGGCCATCTATCAACATAGCAACCGGGGCAACGCGCCTTTTCTGGCTCTCAACTGTGCCGCAATTCCTGAAAACCTGCTTGAAAGTGAGCTCTTTGGTCACGAGAAGGGAGCCTTCACCGGGGCCGATCGTCGCCGCATTGGCAAGTTCGAGCAATGCAACGGCGGCACGCTGTTTCTCGATGAAGTGGGCGATATGCCGCTGGCATTACAGGCCAAGCTGCTGCGGGTGATTCAAGAACAATCGTTCGAGCGCATCGGTGGCAACGAGTCAATTCAAACCGATGTCCGGTTGATTGCCGCCACACATCGCGACCTGAAAACCTGGTCGGAAGAAGGCAAATTCCGGGCCGATCTTTATTACCGTCTCAGTGTTTTTGCTGTGCACCTCCCTTCCCTGCGGGAACGGGGAGACGATTTGCGAATGCTGGTTCAGCATTGCCTCCGTCGTTTCAGCCGCGAGTTGGGGCGGAACGTGAAGGACGTTTCCCCAGATACGCTCGAACTTCTGCAGAATTATGCCTGGCCAGGGAACATTCGCGAGCTGCAAAACGTTTTGAAACAGGCACTGTTACGGGCCACCGGCGACGTTCTTTTGCCTGCCTTTTTGCCCGACCTGATCGAAGGAAGCACAGAATCACCTGTCGAAACCGACGGTTCTCCGAACCCAGAACTGGAACGTTTGGTCCAGGAACTGCTTGAATCCAACTCGACCGACATTTATTCCGTCGTTCATGGACATGTCGATCGAATGCTGCTGAAAAAGGTCCTTGAGTTCACCGGAGGCAGCCAACACAAGGCGGCCAGGGTACTTGGGATCGCCCGGCAGACCCTTCGCGTTAAGCTAAAAGATCTGGGAATCAGCGTTACCTTAAACGTCGAAAACGAAGACGACTAA